One part of the Rutidosis leptorrhynchoides isolate AG116_Rl617_1_P2 chromosome 1, CSIRO_AGI_Rlap_v1, whole genome shotgun sequence genome encodes these proteins:
- the LOC139886338 gene encoding sodium/proton antiporter 2-like, whose protein sequence is MSTTPLPFKTHHLFHSPDTQFKKRSPILCLPPPYLLLTHKSPNVFHRNGVLARAEDKARGGAGNPSSFQQQPKPNSDKQFQDVTPSGSCDPLCSVDETSSQEYEDTYQPKTDILKAVAIFGAAATGAVAINQSWVAANQDLAMALLFGLGYAGIIFEESLAFNKSGVGLLMAVSLWVVRSIGAPSTDIAVAELTHASAEVSEIVFFLLGAMTIVEIVDAHQGFKLVTDNITTRKPRSLLWVVGFVTFFLSSVLDNLTSTIVMVSLLRKLVPPSEYRKLLGAVVVIAANAGGAWTPIGDVTTTMLWIHGQISTLPTMTSLFVPSVVSLAVPLALMSFSSEVDDKGQNMDDVLASEQMAPRGQLVFGVGLGALLFVPVFKGLTGLPPYLGMLFGLGVLWILTDAIHYGESERQRLKVPQALSRIDTQGALFFLGILLSVSSLEAAGVLREIANYLDSHIPNSDLIASAIGVVSAIIDNVPLVAAAMGMYDLSSYPQDSQFWQLVAFCAGTGGSMLVIGSAAGVALMGMEKIDFFWYLRKASGFAFAGYAAGIVTYLATQNLHFSPTTVASLPFIPGS, encoded by the exons ATGTCTACCACACCCCTTCCATTTAAAACCCACCACCTCTTTCACTCCCCTGATACCCAATTCAAGAAGCGTTCCCCAATCTTATGTTTACCTCCACCATACCTTCTGCTAACACATAAAAGTCCAAACGTGTTCCACAGAAATGGGGTTTTGGCACGTGCAGAAGATAAGGCACGTGGTGGAGCAGGAAACCCATCATCATTTCAACAACAGCCAAAACCCAATTCGGATAAGCAGTTTCAG GATGTTACACCATCTGGATCTTGTGATCCTTTATGTTCAGTGGATGAAACAAGCTCACAGGAATATGAAGATACTTATCAGCCAAAGACTGATATATTGAAAGCTGTAGCGATATTTGGAGCAGCTGCAACAGGGGCAGTCGCAATTAATCAATCCTGGGTTGCTGCAAACCAG GATCTTGCAATGGCATTGTTATTTGGATTAGGGTATGCTGGCATCATTTTTGAAGAGTCACTTGCCTTTAATAAGAGTGGAGTAGGATTACTAATGGCAGTAAGCTTGTGGGTTGTTCGCAGCATCGGG GCACCCTCAACGGACATAGCTGTAGCAGAGTTAACTCATGCATCCGCAGAAGTGAGTGAAATAGTATTTTTCTTGCTTGGTGCAATGACGATAGTTGAGATAGTTGATGCTCATCAAGGTTTTAAGCTGGTTACTGACAATATTACAACCCGCAAGCCACGTTCCCTCCTATGGGTG GTTGGGTTTGTGACATTCTTTCTGAGCTCGGTGCTTGACAACCTCACATCTACGATAGTCATGGTTTCTTTATTGAGGAAACTGGTTCCTCCGTCAGAATACCGAAA GTTACTTGGTGCGGTAGTTGTGATAGCAGCAAATGCTGGTGGAGCGTGGACTCCTATCGGTGATGTAACAACTACTATGCTTTGGATACATGGCCAAATCTCTACATTGCCAACCATGACG AGCTTATTTGTTCCTAGTGTGGTTTCTCTTGCAGTACCGTTGGCCCTCATGTCCTTCTCAAG TGAAGTTGATGACAAGGGACAGAATATGGATGATGTTCTGGCTTCAGAACAAATGGCTCCACGTGGGCAGCTTGTATTTGGCGTGGGTCTCGGGGCATTATTGTTTGTTCCGGTGTTTAAGGGTTTAACTGGTTTGCCTCCTTATTTGGGTATGCTATTTGGGCTTGGAGTTCTATGGATCCTGACGGATGCTATTCACTATGGAGAATCAGAGAGACAACGCTTAAAAGTACCTCAGGCTCTATCCCGTATTGATACTCAAGGAGCTCTCTTCTTCCTTGGGATCCTTTTATCTGTCAGCAG CTTGGAGGCAGCAGGGGTTCTTCGAGAAATAGCAAATTATCTTGATTCACATATTCCAAATAGTGACTTGATTGCAAGCGCTATAGGGGTAGTTTCGGCAATTATAGATAATGTTCCATTGGTGGCTGCAGCAATGGGAATGTATGACCTTTCTTCTTATCCCCAAGACTCCCAATTTTGGCAGTTGGTAGCATTTTGTGCCGGGACAGGTGGCTCCATGCTTGTCATTGGATCTGCTGCTGGTGTTGCCTTAATGGGAATGGAGAAAATTGACTTTTTCTGGTATTTACGGAAG GCAAGTGGTTTCGCCTTTGCTGGTTATGCTGCGGGGATTGTGACATATCTAGCAACTCAGAACCTACATTTTTCCCCCACAACTGTAGCCAGTCTTCCATTCATCCCGGGTTCATGA
- the LOC139899880 gene encoding D-3-phosphoglycerate dehydrogenase 3, chloroplastic-like has product MAASYSYSYSSTIIFSSPSPITTKSINFLSPSLHSRRRTPPPHFAVIVSSLSAKPTILVAEKLGEAGINLLKEFANVDCSYNLTFEELCTKISLCDALIVRSGTKVSREVFESSGGRLKVVGRAGVGIDNVDLGAATEHGCLVVNAPTANTIAAAEHGIALLTSMARNVAQADASIKAGKWVRNKYVGVSLVGKTLAVMGFGKVGTEVARRAKGLGMHIIAHDPYAPADRAHAIGVDLVSFDEAIATADFISLHMPLTPVTSKILNDENFARMKKGVRIINVARGGVIDEDALLRALDSGIVAQAALDVFTVEPPPKDNKLVNHENVTVTPHLGASTMEAQEGVAIEIAEAVVGALRGELAATAVNAPMVPAEILIELKPYVALAEKLGRLAVQLVAGGSGVKSVKVTYASARAPDDLDTRLLRAMVTKGLIEPISSVFVNIVNADFIAKQRGIRITEERVILEGSPEKPVEMILVQIANVESKFGSAICESGEIKVEGRVKDGIPHLRKVGGFDVDVSLEGSIILCRQVDQPGMIGSVGSILGEENVNVSFMSVGRIAPRKQAIMTIGVDEQPSKEALKRIGEIPAIDEFVFLAL; this is encoded by the exons ATGGCagcttcatattcatattcatattcatctacTATCATCTTTTCATCTCCATCACCAATCACCACAAAATCCATTAATTTCTTATCTCCCTCGCTTCATAGCCGCCGTCGCACACCACCGCCTCATTTCGCAGTCATCGTCTCTTCGTTATCAGCAAAACCTACAATCCTAGTCGCCGAAAAACTCGGAGAAGCAGGAATCAATCTACTGAAAGAATTCGCAAACGTAGATTGCTCTTATAACCTAACTTTTGAAGAATTATGTACCAAGATCTCATTATGTGATGCATTGATTGTAAGAAGTGGAACTAAAGTTAGCCGTGAGGTTTTTGAGTCATCTGGTGGTAGACTAAAGGTGGTTGGACGTGCTGGTGTCGGTATTGATAATGTGGATTTAGGTGCAGCCACTGAACATGGTTGTTTAGTGGTGAATGCACCCACGGCTAATACCATTGCTGCGGCCGAGCATGGGATCGCGCTTCTTACGTCTATGGCTAGGAATGTTGCTCAGGCCGATGCCTCAATTAAAGCTG GGAAGTGGGTGAGAAACAAATACGTGGGTGTGTCACTCGTTGGCAAGACCCTTGCAGTGATGGGATTTGGAAAGGTTGGGACGGAAGTTGCGAGACGTGCGAAAGGTCTTGGCATGCATATAATTGCACATGATCCTTATGCTCCAGCAGACCGTGCTCATGCAATTGGTGTTGATTTAGTGAGCTTTGATGAAGCCATTGCAACAGCTGACTTCATCTCACTTCACATGCCTCTTACTCCTGTTACTTCCAAGATTTTGAATGACGAAAACTTTGCAAGGATGAAAAAAGGAGTTAGAATAATCAACGTTGCTCGTGGAGGAGTGATAGATGAGGATGCATTGCTCAGAGCATTGGATTCCGGCATCGTAGCGCAG GCTGCTCTAGACGTTTTTACTGTAGAACCACCACCAAAGGACAACAAATTGGTGAATCATGAGAATGTCACTGTTACTCCTCATCTTGGTGCTAGTACCATGGAAGCTCAG GAAGGAGTGGCAATCGAAATCGCTGAAGCTGTTGTTGGAGCCTTACGCGGTGAGCTTGCTGCTACAGCAGTAAATGCTCCCATGGTTCCTGCTGAG ATACTTATAGAACTGAAGCCTTATGTTGCACTCGCTGAAAAACTTGGAAGGTTGGCTGTACAACTTGTAGCAGGAGGAAGCGGAGTAAAATCAGTAAAGGTGACATATGCATCTGCTAGAGCCCCCGATGATCTAGACACAAGATTACTCCGTGCTATGGTCACGAAAGGTCTGATAGAGCCTATCTCGAGTGTGTTTGTTAACATAGTGAATGCAGATTTCATAGCCAAACAAAGAGGAATTCGTATAACGGAAGAACGGGTGATCTTAGAGGGATCACCGGAGAAGCCAGTTGAGATGATTCTGGTCCAGATAGCTAATGTGGAGTCAAAATTTGGTAGCGCAATTTGCGAGTCGGGAGAAATAAAAGTGGAGGGGAGGGTGAAAGACGGGATTCCTCATTTGAGAAAAGTAGGAGGTTTTGATGTGGATGTGAGTTTAGAAGGAAGTATTATACTTTGCAGGCAGGTTGACCAACCTGGCATGATTGGAAGCGTTGGGAGTATCTTGGGAGAAGAAAATGTGAATGTGAGCTTCATGAGTGTGGGACGGATTGCACCGAGAAAGCAAGCAATCATGACAATCGGTGTTGATGAGCAACCGAGTAAAGAAGCATTGAAGAGGATTGGAGAGATTCCAGCTATTGACGAGTTTGTATTTCTTGCTTTGTAA